A portion of the Candidatus Saccharimonadales bacterium genome contains these proteins:
- a CDS encoding HU family DNA-binding protein has product MTKHELIDNLSRETGMTKRQVEDVVAKLTGIISRTIKGGEKVSITGFGTFDLGKRAARRGVNPQTGGEIRIPEMPMPRFRAGKRLKEIVR; this is encoded by the coding sequence ATGACAAAGCACGAATTGATTGATAACCTCTCACGCGAAACTGGTATGACTAAGCGTCAGGTAGAGGATGTGGTCGCCAAGTTAACAGGCATTATTAGCCGGACTATCAAGGGTGGCGAAAAGGTCTCCATTACTGGTTTTGGTACCTTTGATTTAGGCAAACGGGCCGCACGCCGAGGTGTTAATCCGCAGACTGGGGGCGAAATTCGCATTCCGGAGATGCCAATGCCTCGCTTTCGGGCTGGCAAACGTCTAAAAGAAATAGTGCGTTAA
- a CDS encoding DEAD/DEAH box helicase, giving the protein MSKSSFAKPVSQRGNKVFRNSRHGGNNRPQRAGQYIDPQRFINQAAQPADQAEFVPTHTFNDFGLMPELERTIAERGFSIPTPIQDGAIKPALAGRDIIGIANTGTGKTAAFVLPIIQALKHQPNQTALIIAPTRELAIQIDEEFRAFARGLRLYSALIVGGAGINRQVSQLRQGPQVVVGTPGRLKDLYNQHALKLGSVGILVLDEADRMLDMGFIHDIRFLLDRLPAKRQSYCFSATIPADIRRLIDQMLVDPVVISVRTSETSDHVEQNIIRAGSKDEKIRILQGLLAQPDFDKVLIFGQTKWSVQRLADNLAGQGFKAEAIHGNKSQPQRQRALQAFKDGRTSILVATDVAARGLDIPQVSHVINFDQPTTYEDYIHRIGRTGRAGHRGHALTFVAGPAS; this is encoded by the coding sequence ATGAGCAAAAGTTCATTCGCTAAACCCGTTAGCCAGCGGGGCAACAAGGTTTTTCGCAACTCCCGCCATGGCGGCAACAACCGGCCTCAACGCGCCGGACAATATATTGACCCCCAACGCTTTATCAACCAAGCCGCCCAGCCGGCCGACCAAGCGGAGTTTGTGCCCACCCACACCTTTAATGACTTTGGTTTAATGCCAGAGCTTGAGCGCACCATTGCCGAACGCGGTTTTAGCATCCCAACCCCAATTCAAGACGGTGCCATCAAACCGGCGCTAGCCGGGCGCGATATTATTGGCATTGCCAACACCGGTACCGGCAAAACGGCGGCCTTTGTGTTGCCAATTATCCAGGCCCTCAAGCATCAACCGAACCAAACCGCTTTGATTATTGCGCCAACCCGTGAACTAGCCATTCAAATCGATGAGGAATTTAGGGCCTTTGCTCGGGGACTCAGGCTCTATTCGGCCTTGATAGTTGGTGGTGCAGGTATCAATCGGCAAGTTAGCCAATTGAGGCAGGGGCCGCAAGTCGTGGTTGGTACGCCCGGCCGCTTAAAGGATCTCTACAATCAGCACGCCCTAAAGCTGGGTAGCGTGGGCATCTTGGTGCTGGATGAAGCCGATAGGATGCTCGATATGGGCTTTATCCATGATATTCGATTCTTGCTGGACCGCTTGCCAGCCAAACGGCAGTCGTATTGCTTTAGCGCTACTATTCCAGCCGACATCCGCCGTTTGATCGATCAGATGCTGGTTGATCCAGTGGTTATTTCGGTTCGCACCAGCGAAACAAGTGACCACGTGGAGCAAAATATTATTCGGGCTGGGTCTAAGGACGAAAAGATTCGGATTCTACAAGGCCTTTTGGCCCAACCAGATTTCGATAAAGTCTTGATATTTGGCCAAACCAAATGGAGCGTTCAACGTCTAGCTGATAATCTGGCCGGGCAGGGCTTTAAGGCTGAAGCCATTCACGGTAATAAATCTCAGCCTCAGCGCCAACGAGCCTTACAGGCCTTTAAGGATGGTCGCACCTCTATCTTAGTGGCAACGGATGTGGCCGCGCGGGGGCTCGATATCCCACAAGTCAGCCACGTTATCAACTTCGATCAACCAACCACCTATGAGGACTACATTCATCGCATCGGCCGGACTGGCCGAGCTGGCCACCGCGGCCATGCCCTAACCTTTGTGGCTGGGCCAGCTAGCTAA
- a CDS encoding exodeoxyribonuclease III, translating to MTQVKLYSWNVNGIRAVIRKESLTEFFARHQPDILCLQETKVGKDAVEVETPGYEQYWNSAAKPGYSGTAIFSKTKPLKVTNGFPEGFASKYNFVDHETRDAAGEGRVIAAEFDKFYVVTVYTPNAKDDLSRIPLRHEHWDPAFLAYCQELEKTKPVVFCGDLNVAHTPDDLARPKENEGKKGFTAEEREGFDKFEAAGFIDTFRLFTQGNGFYTWWSAWGGARERNVGWRIDYFMASKQLKDKVIEADIHPDIMGSDHCPISVTLDL from the coding sequence ATGACTCAAGTAAAGCTATATTCTTGGAACGTTAATGGTATAAGAGCGGTTATTCGCAAAGAATCGCTGACCGAGTTCTTTGCCCGTCACCAACCTGATATTTTATGCTTGCAGGAAACAAAGGTTGGCAAGGATGCGGTTGAAGTTGAAACCCCTGGTTATGAGCAATACTGGAACTCAGCCGCCAAACCCGGTTATTCTGGCACCGCTATCTTTTCTAAAACCAAGCCCCTCAAAGTTACCAATGGATTCCCCGAAGGTTTTGCTAGCAAATACAACTTTGTCGATCATGAGACCCGTGATGCGGCCGGTGAAGGTCGAGTAATCGCGGCCGAATTTGATAAATTTTACGTCGTCACCGTCTACACCCCGAATGCCAAGGACGATTTGAGTCGAATCCCCCTGCGCCATGAGCATTGGGACCCAGCCTTTTTGGCCTACTGCCAAGAGCTCGAAAAAACCAAGCCGGTGGTTTTTTGCGGTGACCTGAACGTCGCTCATACCCCCGATGACTTAGCTAGACCCAAGGAAAACGAGGGCAAAAAAGGCTTTACGGCTGAGGAGCGTGAGGGTTTTGACAAGTTTGAAGCAGCGGGCTTTATTGATACCTTTCGGCTCTTTACACAGGGCAACGGTTTCTACACCTGGTGGAGCGCCTGGGGTGGTGCCCGTGAACGTAATGTCGGCTGGCGGATCGATTACTTTATGGCTTCCAAACAACTCAAAGACAAAGTGATAGAAGCCGATATCCACCCCGACATTATGGGATCCGACCATTGCCCGATCAGCGTAACCCTGGATCTTTAA
- a CDS encoding VOC family protein yields the protein MKLKGASGYSYYVSDLDKTADFYTKLGLQIKERTDNRIVIYLNWYRIDLVKAGPEDYAEFRDEADKGDKGAGVFLYFNVDDVDATYKELADAGIKPATEPADQPWGNREFVILDPDGYKLVIFKRKAAKNPLN from the coding sequence ATGAAACTCAAAGGCGCATCCGGCTATTCCTACTACGTTAGTGATCTGGATAAGACGGCGGACTTTTACACTAAGCTTGGGTTACAAATTAAGGAACGCACCGATAATCGCATCGTCATCTACCTCAACTGGTATCGCATCGACTTAGTCAAAGCTGGTCCCGAAGATTACGCCGAATTTCGTGACGAGGCTGATAAGGGCGACAAGGGCGCCGGAGTCTTCCTCTACTTTAATGTTGATGACGTTGATGCAACTTATAAGGAGCTGGCCGATGCCGGTATCAAACCGGCCACCGAACCGGCCGACCAGCCCTGGGGTAACCGCGAATTCGTGATATTGGATCCGGATGGTTATAAACTTGTCATATTCAAACGCAAAGCCGCTAAGAATCCGTTGAATTAA
- the murB gene encoding UDP-N-acetylmuramate dehydrogenase, translating into MLEFRNLGKDVPIAPFTTYQIGGPADYFITANSKSELAEAVSSARNENMPYFILGTGANILVGDKGFRGLVIHNQAKSFHFDDNLLIAESGCVITDLITESVKKGLSGLEHFAGIPSSVGGAIWQNLHFLAPDRKSTIFIGQFIKSADILDRTGEVHTVGNDFFQFGYDDSILHHQEIAVLDVTFALDSKPSTQIEERVIANLAWRSKKQPQLSEYPSCGSVFKKIEGVGAGRLIDKAGLKNKQIGGAAVSSKHTNYIVNKANATAADVRKLISIVQSEVKRDSGYNLEPEISFIGEF; encoded by the coding sequence GTGCTCGAATTTAGAAACCTAGGTAAAGATGTTCCTATAGCCCCCTTTACGACTTATCAAATTGGTGGGCCAGCTGACTATTTCATCACCGCAAATTCGAAATCTGAGTTGGCTGAAGCCGTTTCATCCGCTCGCAATGAAAATATGCCGTATTTTATCCTCGGAACGGGAGCTAACATCCTGGTTGGAGATAAAGGCTTTCGTGGGCTGGTTATTCACAATCAGGCTAAGTCTTTTCATTTTGATGATAACTTGCTGATTGCCGAAAGCGGCTGCGTTATAACCGATTTGATAACGGAATCGGTTAAAAAAGGACTTTCCGGTTTGGAACATTTTGCGGGAATTCCGAGTAGCGTTGGTGGGGCAATTTGGCAAAATCTTCATTTTCTGGCGCCTGACCGCAAGAGCACTATCTTTATTGGTCAGTTTATTAAATCTGCTGATATTCTTGACCGAACAGGCGAAGTCCATACAGTCGGCAACGATTTCTTTCAGTTTGGGTATGATGACAGCATTCTTCACCACCAAGAAATCGCGGTGCTTGATGTAACTTTTGCCCTGGACTCAAAACCCTCCACACAAATCGAAGAACGGGTTATAGCCAACTTAGCTTGGCGAAGCAAAAAACAGCCTCAACTAAGCGAATATCCGTCATGCGGTTCAGTTTTCAAAAAAATCGAAGGCGTAGGGGCCGGGCGGTTAATTGATAAGGCCGGACTTAAGAACAAACAAATCGGTGGGGCCGCAGTCTCTAGTAAACACACCAATTACATAGTCAATAAAGCCAATGCCACAGCCGCTGATGTTCGCAAATTAATCTCGATCGTCCAAAGTGAAGTGAAGCGGGATAGCGGTTATAACCTGGAGCCGGAGATTAGCTTCATAGGCGAATTTTAG
- a CDS encoding FAD-dependent oxidoreductase: MKRIVIVGGGFGGVRAAINLAGQADYSVKLISKNNYFEYHPALYRAATGRSPFESAISLADFFESDQNIEVVCDEVTELDISGQKVIGASGSVYPYDEMILALGSVTNYMGIKGLAEYSYGIKSIQEALEFKRKLHEDLVSGQRAEHNYVVIGGGPTGVELAGELSAYIKHIRKSHHLNKAYAIDVIEAGPRLLPALPEAYARRVSAHLKHLGIDVHLNTRVMSEEVDQLDLPRGHISSHIVAWTAGVTNNPFFASQGQTFKFGKGGRVAVDEHLMALPHVYVIGDNADTPYCGIAQTALHDANYVTELITKGHTQPYQAKKPISAIPVGPNWAAVQWGKLSIYGYLGWVLRRLADLRLFLQFMPMGKAFRTWESGFEETEVCPICAQAI, from the coding sequence GTGAAGCGGATCGTAATTGTTGGGGGTGGCTTTGGGGGTGTGCGGGCCGCTATTAATCTGGCTGGCCAGGCCGACTACAGCGTTAAGTTAATCTCTAAAAACAACTACTTCGAATACCACCCGGCTCTGTATCGCGCAGCCACCGGCCGATCGCCGTTTGAATCAGCTATTTCTCTAGCCGACTTTTTTGAGTCAGACCAAAACATCGAGGTAGTTTGTGATGAGGTCACTGAACTAGATATTTCGGGCCAAAAAGTTATCGGCGCCAGTGGTTCGGTCTACCCCTACGATGAGATGATTTTGGCTCTGGGTAGCGTAACTAACTATATGGGTATCAAAGGTTTAGCTGAATATTCATACGGCATTAAGAGTATTCAAGAGGCCTTAGAATTTAAACGCAAGCTTCATGAAGATTTAGTCAGTGGCCAAAGGGCCGAGCATAATTATGTTGTTATCGGCGGCGGACCGACGGGGGTTGAACTGGCTGGTGAACTCTCGGCCTACATCAAGCATATTCGCAAGTCCCATCACTTAAACAAAGCCTATGCCATCGATGTGATTGAAGCTGGCCCCAGACTGTTGCCGGCATTACCCGAAGCCTATGCCCGCCGAGTAAGTGCCCACTTGAAACACTTGGGAATCGACGTACATCTAAATACTCGGGTCATGAGCGAGGAAGTTGATCAACTCGACTTGCCCCGCGGGCACATCAGCTCGCACATCGTGGCTTGGACAGCCGGTGTTACTAATAATCCGTTTTTCGCTTCTCAAGGCCAAACCTTTAAATTTGGTAAGGGTGGGCGGGTGGCAGTCGATGAGCATTTGATGGCGCTGCCCCACGTTTACGTCATCGGCGATAACGCCGATACGCCCTACTGCGGGATAGCCCAAACTGCCCTCCACGATGCCAATTATGTGACCGAACTCATAACTAAGGGCCATACGCAGCCTTACCAAGCCAAAAAACCGATCAGCGCCATACCGGTCGGGCCAAATTGGGCGGCTGTTCAATGGGGTAAACTCAGCATCTACGGTTACCTAGGGTGGGTTTTACGGCGATTAGCCGATCTTAGACTATTTTTGCAATTCATGCCGATGGGCAAAGCTTTTCGGACTTGGGAATCCGGTTTTGAAGAAACCGAGGTCTGCCCAATTTGTGCTCAAGCGATTTAA